The Thermotoga caldifontis AZM44c09 genomic interval TTCGCCCTTCCTTCACTTCTGAGTTGTTCGAGTTCCGCATTCAGAACCTTTTCCAATCTATCTGTCGCCAAGAATTCCACCTCCTCCGAACCCATTATACAATGTTTCGTTTTTGAATCCGTTTGTTGTACACTGTGTGGTGGAAGAGGAGGGATAGAGATGAAAGCGTTGATGAAAACATCCATGGCGGAAGGTCTGACGATGGTGGAGGTACCGGAACCCGGTGAACCCGGGCCGACCGAAGTCCTGATCAGGGTGAAAACGGCTTCCATATGTGGCTCCGACGTGCACATCTTCAGATGGGATAGCTGGGCACAGAGTCGCATAAAACCCCCCCTCATCATCGGTCACGAGTTCTCCGGGATCGTTGAACGGGTCGGGGAAGCCGTTCAAACTGTCAAGGTCGGAGATTACGTCGCCTGTGAAACTCACATACCATGTCTGAGCTGTGTTCAGTGCCGCACGAACAGGATGCACGTCTGCCGAAACATGAAAATTCTCGGCGTCGACACCAACGGAGCTTTTGCAGAATACGTGAAGGTGCCACAAACAGTCGTGTGGAAGTTGTCGAAAGAGATCGATCCCATCTTCGCATCTGTGATGGAACCTTTCGGTAACGCTGTTCACACAGCGCTCGTCGAAGATCTAACGGGTAAAGTTGTCCTCATCAGCGGTGTGGGACCCATAGGTGCCATGGCGATACAGGTGGCGAAGGTTTCTGGAGCCGCTCTGGTCATCGCCTCGGAGATAAAGGATTACAGAAAAGCCCTCGCGCTGAAAAACGGTGCGGATATCGTGATAGATCCCACAAGGGAAGATCTCGAAGATAGGGTGATGCGTTTGACCGAAGGAAACGGTGTCGATGTCTTTCTCGAAATGTCCGGTAGCGTGGACGCACTCAAGCAGGGCTTGAAGGTGACGACCAACGGTGGAACGGTGGCGATCCTGGGACTGTATGGAAAAGAGATCTCATTCAACGTGGACGAGCTGGTCACGTTCAAGGCCCTCAAGGTCTTCGGCATAACGGGAAGAAAAATGTTCGAGACGTGGTACATAGCCGATAGACTCTTGAAACACAAAAGGATCGATCTCTCAAAGGTTGTCACCCACGTGATCAGCTTTGACGAGTGGGAATATGGATTCGAATTGATGATGAAGGGAGAATGCGGCAAGGTGGTCATGAAGTTCGATCATTCGATCATCAAAAGGTACGGATAGTGCGGCTGACCACCTTCATGAATGTCTATCTGCGGGTTGTCCATGACTTTTCTGAAAACGCTTTCCAGGATGGCCACCTCTTCGTCGGTGGCCTCCTGTCCTTTGAAGATGGTGACGACCTCCCTGTTTCTCAAATCCAGCGACAGCAGCGCCCTGTGCAACGCCTGCTTCAGTGATTGGCCGTGGGCGATCAGTGACTTACCTTTCAGGACCATGTACTCGCCCTTCTTGATCTTCGTACCGTTGTGTTTTGCATCCCTGACAGCCCTCGTGATGCTGAGAGCTATGATGTACTTCGCGGCCTCGTTGAATTTATCGGTGAGAACGTCCTCAGATTCGTTCGGATCGAAGGCCATCATGGCGGAGATACACTCCTGAACGGTGTTGGTGGGTATCAGAATGACTTTCTTACCGTTTATCTGCTCTGCGGCTTGCCTGGCAGCCATGTGAATGTTCGGATTGTTCGGGAAAACGAAGACCACATCCGCGTTGACCCTCTCGATGGCGATCTTCAGATCTGCCGTGCTGGGGTTCATGGTCTGTCCGCCCCTGACGATCTGATCAACACCCAGATTCCTCAGTACCGCGGTTATGCCCTGACCCGGTGAGACAGCCACAAAACCGTACTTTCTCCTCGGTTCACTCTGCTGGACAAGGTGCTCGTGCTGAAGCTTCATGTTGTCTATCTTCACCTTCAGCAGTTCGCCGTACTTCAGAGCTTCCTCTATGACCACGCCGGGGTTGTTCGTATGAACGTGAGTCTTCAGAATCGCAGAATCGTGCACAACGACGGCTGAGTCTCCAACGCTCTCGAGAAAGCTCCTGAATTTTTCTACCTCGGTGTCGGAAAAATTGTTTTCCCTCTTTATCATGACCTCGGTGCAGTACTGGAAAGTCAGTTCTTCGATTGGAAGTTCTACCGTCACTTCTCCGCTCTTGGTCGCGACCAGCTCCAAGTTGGCCTGCTCACCGAGTGAGGCGGCGTGGAAACCTTTGAATATGTAGAACAATCCCTTTGCACCTGCATCCACCACGTTCGCCTCTCTGAGCACGGGCAAAAGCTTTGGTGTCTCTCTCACGGCCTGCTCCGCAACCTGGACGATCCAGCCAAAGACTTCGGGAAAATCTTGAAAACTCGCGGCCTCTTCCGATCGTTCGACAATCCTCCTCAGCACAGTGAGGATCGTACCCTCAACCGGTTTCATCACGGATTTGTAGGCCACGTTCTTTGCCTCTCTGATCATGCCGAGAATGTCCTGCGGTTCCAGAGCTTTCTTCTTCTCACAATAGACCGCAAAGCCTCGAAATATCTGTGAAAGGATCACACCAGAATTTCCGCGTGCTCCCATCAACGTGCCGTTCTTGATGGCGTCCATAACGGACTTCAGGTCCGTTTTTGTCAGTTGCTCTAAGTATTTACATCCTTCGCGCATGGTCGCAAGCATGTTCGAACCTGTGTCTCCGTCGGGCACGGGGAAGACGTTGAGTGCGTTCAGCTCGTCCACATGGAGGGCAAGTTCTTCTGTTGCCTTCTCGAACGCAAGCTTCATGAACTTCCCGTTCACCTTTGGCAAGCCTGAGCACCTCCTCAGCGAACCCCTGTCACGTGCACGTTGACCTCAACGTCCTCGTAACCACCTATATTTCGCATGACGTGAGACACACTCTCCATTATGTTCTTCGCCACCTCGGTGACCTTCACACCGTACTCGACCTCGATGTAGATGTCAACAACGATCTTGCCATTTTCAAGCTCTTCGACCTTGATACGTTCCTCTTCTTTCTCACCGAAAAGTTTCCCAAAAAAACTCTCTGAATCGATTTTCACAGGTCCATAACTCTGGAGTGTCGCTATGTATGCAAGCTTCTTGAGTGCTTTCAAACTTATTTCAAGATCTCCATATTCCAGCTTGATCACCACAGGTACCAACCTCCTTTCTCAAGAATGATACCACACGTTCGCGAATGCCTTCCGGATCGAGTCCTTTCAGCTTCAAAAGTTCCTCTCTGCTACCGTGTGACACGAACTCATCGTTGATCCCCACGATGAGTACACTCCCGCGCCAACCTTTTCTGTTCAGACAGCTCAGCACGGATTCTCCGAATCCACCGCTGACGATACCCTCTTCCACGGTTACAATCAGTTCGTGAGTTTCTGCCACCCTCTCCAGCGTGGTTTCGTCCAACGGTTTAACGCATCGTACGTAAACGACGGTGGCATCGAGATCAGCCTTCAAAGCGTTCTGCACCATCGTGCCAACGGCCAGGATGGCCACGTTTTTCCCCTCTTTGACTATCTCCCAGCGGAATGGATCAATCAAAGCCGATTTTTTCCACATATCGTCGAAGTTTCCTTCCTCTGCCTGCCTGGGATACCTGATCGCCACGACTCCTTTTACATCCTTCTCCACAACCGATCTCAGCACATTGATCAGTTCCTGCAGACAACACGGAGCGAATATCTTACTGTTCGGCACAGTCCTGAAAAAGGCTATGTCGAACACCCCGTGGTGCGTTGGTCCGTCCTCCCCCACCAGTCCCGCACGGTCCACAGCGAAAATCACGTTCAGATCCTGCAAAGCTACGTCGTGGATGATCTGATCGTACGCGCGCTGTAAAAACGTCGAGTAAATCGCGACGATTGGTCTGAATCCAGCAATCGCGAGTCCAGCCGCGAACGTCACGCAGGATTGCTCGGTGATGCCGAGATCGACGAACCTGTCCGGAAACACCTCCGAAAACTTCCTCAACCCCGTTCCATCGGGCATAGCTGCGGTTATGGCGAACAGTCTTTCATCCTTCCGAGCCAATCTGACGAGAGTCTCTCCGAAAACATCACTGTAAGAGAGCCAGCCCTCTCTGACGACTGGCTCTCCCGATTCTGGGTCGAACCTCGGTGAGCTGTGGAAGAACACGCAGTTCTCCTCGGCCGGTTTGTAACCTTTGCCTTTCTGTGTGACGACGTGCACCACCACGGGATAATCGTAATCTTTGATCCTCTCGAACATCTCGACAAGCAATTTCAGATCGTGCCCATCGACGGGTCCTATGTGCTTCAAGCCCAGGGCCTCAAAGAAATCGATTCCTTGAATGAACTGTTTCAGGCCTTCTCTGAACCTTTTCAATTCCTCTTCCAGGTTTTTACCCGTAGAGGAAGCAGACAGCACTTTTTTCACGAGGTTTTTGAACATCACGTACGCCTGACTCGTGCGCAATCTCGCGAAAGCCTCGGACAGAGCACCAACGTTCTTCGAGATGGACATACCGTTGTCGTTCAGGACGATTTTCAGTTTCGAGTTCAAACTCTTCAGCTGGTTCAGACTCTCCAGGGTCTCACCGTTGGTCAGTGCGCCATCACCGAGAACGACGATGACGTTCTTCTTTTGTCCCAGCAGGTTCAAGGCTTTCTCGATACCGAGGGCAGCAGCGATCGCAGTTCCTGCATGGCCCGCACCGAACCTGTCGAATGCGCTCTCTTTGATGGAATTGAAGCCACTTATGCCTCCAAGCTTTCTCAGTGTGGAGAATTGTTCCCACCTGTAAGTCAAGAGTTTGTGCGCATAACATTGATGAGAAGTGTCCCAAACGATGATGTTTTCCCTCGGGTCGAACACCTTGTAGAGTGCAAGTGTGAGTTCCACCACACCCAGATTTGACGCCAGATGCCCCCCGTTCTGGGAAACGACCTCGATTATCCTTTTTCTTATCAATTCAGCGAAGCGCTCAAGGTCTTCGATTCGCGCATCCTTAAGTTGGTCTATCGTTATCACTCTCTCCCACCCCGTTTCGATGCAACTGAGCGTAAAGATCTTCCACTTCTATCTTGGCTCTGTTCAGAGCTTCCTGAAGCCTCTTGTAGATCTCCACACCTTTCCTGTAAAGTTCCAGAGACTCGTCCAGCGACAGGTTTTGAGAGTTCAACAGTTCCACGATCCTTTCGAGTTCATTCATCAGCTCTTCTATCTTCATCCACTACCACCTTCACCGATCCATCGTGGAATCTTACCATCAAAACGTCTCCCGGGGACAGTTCCCTGCTCGAGTGAACCCTGACCCCATCCTTCTCAACGATCGCGTAACCCCTTTCAAGTTCGGCGACGGGATTCAAAAGGTTCAACCTGGCACCCGCCAGCTCGAGCTTCCGGTTCAAAGAATCGACTTTGCCGTCGATCAGTGTTTTCAGTTTCTCAAGACTCTGCTTTGAAGACTTCTCAAAGTCATCCAGCAACTGGGTCACGCCCCTTTTCATCTCGAGCAGAAGCTCGTCTGAGCGTTCCTTGGTGCGATTCCAGAGTCTGATGATGTTCGTGAAGCACGTCTGCAGAGAACGCTCGACATTTCCAACGATCTCTCTCATATCTGGCACGGCGTTCTGAGCGGCGGCTGTTGGTGTGTGGGCAGCCACGTCAGCCACCAGATCGACCAGCACAGAATCTATTTGATGGCCTACACCAGTTATCACGGGATGTCTCAGGGCGTACACACCCATCACTACCTCTTCGTCGTTGAACAACCAAAGATCCTCGGTCGCACCTCCACCACGGGCTATTATCACAACGTCGAGTTCATCGAGATTCGCATCGTACAGGGCCTTCAAAATCTCTTCTTTGGCTCCCTTTCCCTGAACACTCGTGTGGTAGAGCACCACCTTCACGAATGGAAATCTTTCGGATATGGTCCTGAGGATGTCTTGAAGGGCGGCCGAATCCCTGGACGTGATCACCCCGATCGTGGACGGGAATTTTGGGAGTCGCTTCTTTGGTTTGTCAAAAATTCCCATCTTGCTGAGCCGTTCGTACGTCTCTTTGAGTTTCAGGAACATGAGTCCTCTGTCAGGGAGATGTCTCAACCTTCTGCACACCAGTCTGTACTGTCCCCTTGGTGGATAAACCCTCACGTCACCGTTCGCCTGAACCATCATCCCATCTTCCAGATGGATTCCCATGTGCGCTCCCTGGAACATCACGCAGCCGATCGAAGCCTGTTCATCCTTCAGCGAGAAGAACAGATGATCGTTTCTCGTCTTGCAATCGACCACCTCACCGACCACGGTCACGTCGGTCAGATTCTCATCGCTCTCAAAGAGATTCTCTATGTAGAAGGTGATGTCGCTCACACTGTAGACCCGCTCTTCACCCCACTCCACAGTATCTCCTCGCCCTTTCCAGCACGTCGGAAGGCAGGCCGAGTTTACCGGCGATGATTAATCCTATCTTTTCAACATGCTTGACGTTCGGAACGAGCGAATAATCAAACATCTTGTGTGGATCGTCCTCGTCGATATTTTTGATTCTTCCACAGCCATAGACGTTCTCCGCTTTCAGGACCACCCGGGGATAGTGCGTCGTCAAAAAGACGTAATCCTGCGAAGCAGAAAAATGTTCGACGACGGCGAGTACCAGCGCTTCACCCTCGATCGGATTGGTACTCGCGCCGAACTCGTCGAGTAGAAGCAACTTTTTCCCTTCAAGCTTCAAGGCCTGAACCAGGCTGCGGATCTCCATGGCGAACGAACTGAACCCGATTTCTTCCCCCCTCGAGACGAATCGAACGGCGTTGAAGATAGGACTCGTGAACCTATCAGCTGGGACGGGATAACCGAGCTGAAACAGCAACACGAAAGCCCCCACCGTTCTGAGAGCCGTCGTCTTTCCTCCCATGTTGGGCCCGCACAGCACGGTGACCCCACTCTTCGCATCCAGATCGATCGGATAATACTCGTATCCGTTCTGCTCACAATAGTTCAGTGTGGGAATGAACCTGCCTTTGACCACACGCAGAGTTTCCCCAACTTCGGGCCTGCAACATCTGTACGCGAAATACATTTTGTAACGTGACAGGTCCAGATCGATAGTTTCAATGGTTCGTTCACACGCTCTGAGAAGATCGAGAGAACCTTCAATCTGTCGCCTGATATCTTTCAGCAACTTTTCAGTTTCGTCCTGCATCTTTTCTTCCAGAGCCTCAAGATCTCGCTTCAGCGAGGTCGCTTTCTCGGTGTCTATCAAGCGCATGTGCCAGCGCTCACCGTAGTCCTTCAGGAGCTGTGCCAGATTGGCCTCAGTTAGCTTTCTCCCGATCTCTACAGAAACGGTGAACTCTTCACCGAGAGGTCTCAGGCCAACCAGACTGTACACTCGATCACACAGGTGAGAAAACTCTTTTTTGAGTTGTTGCGTTATTTCAAAATGTGCCTTTCTGAGGTTGAGCAACGTTTCCGACTGAAGCTGAAGAGTTTCTCCTTCGCCGAAGAAATGAGAAAGGACCTTCCAGAAACCACTGACATCCGGAAGGTCCCAGATTTGACCAGCGATCTTGCTGAGCGACATGAAATAGAACACGAACCTCTTCAATTTGGCGAAGTCAGATATCTCCGCAAAGCCGTGTTCGATCTGATGGCTCAGATCCGGAACCTTTTCCAAGATCTTTTCCATTCTTTCCACAGATTCTGGACTGAGTGCGAGAACCTTTTCCAGTCGAGCCCAGTGGGATAAAAACTGCTCCTGAGATGTCAGAACACACGAAAAATCATCCAGGGCCCTCCTCCCATACGCGGTTTTCGGTGAGAAGGGCCCCAGAATCTCGTCAACCATCGTGAAGGACCTGGTCGGTCCATCCACGAAACCGCTCATCATATCACCGGCTCACCACGAGCAGCAGCAGCGGTGCAAAGACTTCTGCCACCAGCGACATCACGGTGATCATCGTGTTGAGAGACGGTCCTGCCGTGTCTTTGAACGGATCACCCACGGTGTCTCCCACGACGGCTGCCTTGTGCGCCTCGGAACCCTTTCCACCGAAGTGGCCTTCTTCGATGTATTTCTTCGCGTTGTCCCACGCACCTCCAGAGTTGGCCATGAAGAGGGCGAATATGATACCGCTCACGATGCTGCCGGCAAGGAATCCCGCGAGTGCTTCTCTCCCGAGGACCACGAGTGTGAGTGCGGGAGCCACGATTGCGACTATACCCGGAAGCAACAATTCTTTCAGGGCCCCGGCGGTCGCAATGTCCACACACTTCGCGTAGTCTGGTTTCGCCTTGCCTTCCGCAAGACCAGGTATTTCACGGAACTGTCTTCTTATCTCCTCTATCATCCTTTCAGAGTTCTTGCTGACTGCGAGTATCAACATGGCCGACAGCAATGGCGGCATCATGGCCCCAATGAATATTCCTGAGATGACTTGAGGAGACATCAGATCCAGCGTTGTGATGTCAACCAAGTGTGCATAGGCGGCGAACAGTGCCAGCACGGTCAGTGCAGCCGATCCTATGGCAAAACCTTTCGTTATCGCTTTCGAAGTGTTCCCAGCGGCATCCAGCATGTCCGTCACGGCAACAACGTCTTCGCCGAGACCAGACTGCTCCGCAACACCTTTGGCATTGTCCGAGATGGGCCCGTAAGCGTCGGCGGAGATGATCGTACCCACGATGGACAGCATTCCGAGTGCGGCAGACGCTATGCCGTAGAACGGATCGATGCCGAAAGCCTTCGCGAGGTACCAGGCGGCGATCGTCGCGGCAGCTATGCACAGAATTGGCGGAACGATGCTGATCAAACCGTAAGAAAAGCCCATCAGTATGTTTATGGCTGTACCCGTGACGGACGCTTCAGCGATCGTCCTGGTAGGTTTCTTCTCTATGGAGGTGAAGTAATCCGAGGTCAATCCTATCGCCACGCCCGCACCCAGACCGGCGAGCGTTGGCAAAAACACGCCGAGCCACGAATTTCCTTCAAGGTTTGAAAAGCGCGTCACCAGGAAGAGCAGCACGACGAAGATGAGGCAGGTCAAGAATGTTCCAAGGTTCAGTGCCTGACCCGGACTCCTTTTGATGCTGCGCGCGACGAAGATGAGGGCCAGCATCGAAGCGAACAGACCAGCCGCCGCTATGGTCAAAGGTAACACGGTGAGCGTTTCGTTCGCGATCTCCGCTCCGATGATCATCGTCGCGACAACGCTCGCGATGTAGGAATCTGTCAGA includes:
- a CDS encoding Asp23/Gls24 family envelope stress response protein, yielding MIKLEYGDLEISLKALKKLAYIATLQSYGPVKIDSESFFGKLFGEKEEERIKVEELENGKIVVDIYIEVEYGVKVTEVAKNIMESVSHVMRNIGGYEDVEVNVHVTGVR
- a CDS encoding DAK2 domain-containing protein, giving the protein MNGKFMKLAFEKATEELALHVDELNALNVFPVPDGDTGSNMLATMREGCKYLEQLTKTDLKSVMDAIKNGTLMGARGNSGVILSQIFRGFAVYCEKKKALEPQDILGMIREAKNVAYKSVMKPVEGTILTVLRRIVERSEEAASFQDFPEVFGWIVQVAEQAVRETPKLLPVLREANVVDAGAKGLFYIFKGFHAASLGEQANLELVATKSGEVTVELPIEELTFQYCTEVMIKRENNFSDTEVEKFRSFLESVGDSAVVVHDSAILKTHVHTNNPGVVIEEALKYGELLKVKIDNMKLQHEHLVQQSEPRRKYGFVAVSPGQGITAVLRNLGVDQIVRGGQTMNPSTADLKIAIERVNADVVFVFPNNPNIHMAARQAAEQINGKKVILIPTNTVQECISAMMAFDPNESEDVLTDKFNEAAKYIIALSITRAVRDAKHNGTKIKKGEYMVLKGKSLIAHGQSLKQALHRALLSLDLRNREVVTIFKGQEATDEEVAILESVFRKVMDNPQIDIHEGGQPHYPYLLMIE
- the tdh gene encoding L-threonine 3-dehydrogenase, whose translation is MKALMKTSMAEGLTMVEVPEPGEPGPTEVLIRVKTASICGSDVHIFRWDSWAQSRIKPPLIIGHEFSGIVERVGEAVQTVKVGDYVACETHIPCLSCVQCRTNRMHVCRNMKILGVDTNGAFAEYVKVPQTVVWKLSKEIDPIFASVMEPFGNAVHTALVEDLTGKVVLISGVGPIGAMAIQVAKVSGAALVIASEIKDYRKALALKNGADIVIDPTREDLEDRVMRLTEGNGVDVFLEMSGSVDALKQGLKVTTNGGTVAILGLYGKEISFNVDELVTFKALKVFGITGRKMFETWYIADRLLKHKRIDLSKVVTHVISFDEWEYGFELMMKGECGKVVMKFDHSIIKRYG
- the xseA gene encoding exodeoxyribonuclease VII large subunit, which produces MEWGEERVYSVSDITFYIENLFESDENLTDVTVVGEVVDCKTRNDHLFFSLKDEQASIGCVMFQGAHMGIHLEDGMMVQANGDVRVYPPRGQYRLVCRRLRHLPDRGLMFLKLKETYERLSKMGIFDKPKKRLPKFPSTIGVITSRDSAALQDILRTISERFPFVKVVLYHTSVQGKGAKEEILKALYDANLDELDVVIIARGGGATEDLWLFNDEEVVMGVYALRHPVITGVGHQIDSVLVDLVADVAAHTPTAAAQNAVPDMREIVGNVERSLQTCFTNIIRLWNRTKERSDELLLEMKRGVTQLLDDFEKSSKQSLEKLKTLIDGKVDSLNRKLELAGARLNLLNPVAELERGYAIVEKDGVRVHSSRELSPGDVLMVRFHDGSVKVVVDEDRRADE
- a CDS encoding sodium-translocating pyrophosphatase encodes the protein MGRFVLSLLAGAGSMVLAVSLMFYVLKKDTGNERMRQIHAAIKEGALAYLKRQNRTLAVFVLVMAIVLGTVGSFLKGTSIGLSMAIAYVLGSVCTTLAAYIGMRAAVEANVRVAAAAQKGLKAAFPVAYYGGAVMGLFVVGISLLGISLLFFVFKVLLGWSDPDAASVVLGFSFGASALALFAKAGGGIYTKTADISADLVGKVELGIAEDDPRNPAVIADNVGDNVGDVAGMGADLTDSYIASVVATMIIGAEIANETLTVLPLTIAAAGLFASMLALIFVARSIKRSPGQALNLGTFLTCLIFVVLLFLVTRFSNLEGNSWLGVFLPTLAGLGAGVAIGLTSDYFTSIEKKPTRTIAEASVTGTAINILMGFSYGLISIVPPILCIAAATIAAWYLAKAFGIDPFYGIASAALGMLSIVGTIISADAYGPISDNAKGVAEQSGLGEDVVAVTDMLDAAGNTSKAITKGFAIGSAALTVLALFAAYAHLVDITTLDLMSPQVISGIFIGAMMPPLLSAMLILAVSKNSERMIEEIRRQFREIPGLAEGKAKPDYAKCVDIATAGALKELLLPGIVAIVAPALTLVVLGREALAGFLAGSIVSGIIFALFMANSGGAWDNAKKYIEEGHFGGKGSEAHKAAVVGDTVGDPFKDTAGPSLNTMITVMSLVAEVFAPLLLLVVSR
- a CDS encoding MutS-related protein, coding for MMSGFVDGPTRSFTMVDEILGPFSPKTAYGRRALDDFSCVLTSQEQFLSHWARLEKVLALSPESVERMEKILEKVPDLSHQIEHGFAEISDFAKLKRFVFYFMSLSKIAGQIWDLPDVSGFWKVLSHFFGEGETLQLQSETLLNLRKAHFEITQQLKKEFSHLCDRVYSLVGLRPLGEEFTVSVEIGRKLTEANLAQLLKDYGERWHMRLIDTEKATSLKRDLEALEEKMQDETEKLLKDIRRQIEGSLDLLRACERTIETIDLDLSRYKMYFAYRCCRPEVGETLRVVKGRFIPTLNYCEQNGYEYYPIDLDAKSGVTVLCGPNMGGKTTALRTVGAFVLLFQLGYPVPADRFTSPIFNAVRFVSRGEEIGFSSFAMEIRSLVQALKLEGKKLLLLDEFGASTNPIEGEALVLAVVEHFSASQDYVFLTTHYPRVVLKAENVYGCGRIKNIDEDDPHKMFDYSLVPNVKHVEKIGLIIAGKLGLPSDVLERARRYCGVG
- the dxs gene encoding 1-deoxy-D-xylulose-5-phosphate synthase — translated: MTIDQLKDARIEDLERFAELIRKRIIEVVSQNGGHLASNLGVVELTLALYKVFDPRENIIVWDTSHQCYAHKLLTYRWEQFSTLRKLGGISGFNSIKESAFDRFGAGHAGTAIAAALGIEKALNLLGQKKNVIVVLGDGALTNGETLESLNQLKSLNSKLKIVLNDNGMSISKNVGALSEAFARLRTSQAYVMFKNLVKKVLSASSTGKNLEEELKRFREGLKQFIQGIDFFEALGLKHIGPVDGHDLKLLVEMFERIKDYDYPVVVHVVTQKGKGYKPAEENCVFFHSSPRFDPESGEPVVREGWLSYSDVFGETLVRLARKDERLFAITAAMPDGTGLRKFSEVFPDRFVDLGITEQSCVTFAAGLAIAGFRPIVAIYSTFLQRAYDQIIHDVALQDLNVIFAVDRAGLVGEDGPTHHGVFDIAFFRTVPNSKIFAPCCLQELINVLRSVVEKDVKGVVAIRYPRQAEEGNFDDMWKKSALIDPFRWEIVKEGKNVAILAVGTMVQNALKADLDATVVYVRCVKPLDETTLERVAETHELIVTVEEGIVSGGFGESVLSCLNRKGWRGSVLIVGINDEFVSHGSREELLKLKGLDPEGIRERVVSFLRKEVGTCGDQAGIWRS
- the xseB gene encoding exodeoxyribonuclease VII small subunit, giving the protein MKIEELMNELERIVELLNSQNLSLDESLELYRKGVEIYKRLQEALNRAKIEVEDLYAQLHRNGVGESDNDRPT